tggttaattggagtcaattggaggtgtacctgtggatgtattttaaggcctaccttcaaactcagtccctctttgcttgacatcatgggaatatcaaaagaaatcagccaagacctcagaaaaaaattgtggacctccacaaatctggttcatccttggtagcaatttccaaacacctgaaggtaccaggttcatctgtacaaacaatagtacgcaagtataaacaccatgggaccacgcagccatcatactgctcaggaaggagacgcattctgtctcctagagatgaacgtagtttggtgcgaaaagtgcaaatcaatcccagaacaacagcaaaggaccttgtgaagttgctggaggaaacaggtggatgagtatctatatccacagtaaaacgagtcctatatcgacataacttgaaaagctgctcagcaaggaagaagccactgctccaaaaccaccataaaaaagccagactacagtttgcatgtgcacatggggcaaagatcttacttttggagaaatgtcctctagtgtgatgaaacaaaaattttactgtttggccataatgaccatcgttatgtttggagggaaaagggtgaggcttgcaagtcgaagaacaccatcccaacgtgaagcatgggggtagcagcatcatgttgagggggtgctttgctgcaggaggaactggtgcacttcacaaaatagatggcatcatgaggaaggaaaatgatgtggaaatattgaagcaacatctcaagacatcagccaggaagttaaagctcggttgcaaatgggtcttccaaatggacaatgaccccaaacatacctccaaagttgtggcaaaatggcttaaggacaacaaagtcaaggtattggagtggccatcacaaagccctgacctcaatctgttAGAAAAATTGTGGACAgatctgaaaaagcatgtgcgagcaaagaagcctacaaacctgactcagttacaccagttctgtctggaggattgggccaaaattccagcaacttattgtgagaagcttgtggaaggctactcaaaatgtttgacccaagttaaacaatttaaaggcaatgataccaaatactaacaaagtatatgtaaacttctgacccactgggaatgtaatgaaaggaataaaagctgaaataaatcattctctctactattattctgacatttcacattcttaaaataaagtagtgaccataactgacctaagacggaatgttttctaagattaaatgtcaggaattgtgaaaaactgagttgaaatgtatttggctaaggtgtaggtaaacttctgacttcaactgtatcttaggaggcagcattaagatacctaccttttggaacagccttctgTCGGGAGCGCGCCTACGATGCCATAtaaactaggttttggaacatatTACATACAGGGCTCCACAGTTAAAGTTGCGATATGACCTTGTCCGATTATTTAACCACAAAGGGCTGCGATTAAATAGTAAAAACATTAATAGTTTGCTCGCGCTGCTCACTTCAGAGTTTATGTGTtctgctctgtcctgtctgtattgtgttaGTGAATTACTACAGTGTTTTCAGAACAGTTCTGCTCTCCCCAACTCCAACTCACGTTCAGTGTGACAGATGGGCTCCGAGATCAGTTCCCTTTGCTTATGAGTGCTGAGTGCATTGTATTTAAagcgctccagattcactttGTATGTTTGGCCGCTACaagttaatatataaatattacacCCCATGGCACTGGGTAtttgtggacagaagaggagATGTTAtaatgaggagcacattatacAGCTGTTGTGAACGTGAAATCGGCTACACACAAACTCTTCATGCAGATGTTGCCAAAATAAAAGTTAGACAATGCCACGTGCATGTTAAAGTCCCTGTGAAGTGCCTTGACGGGTGCAGTTCGATTTGGTGTTTTGACTTATTCCATACTGAAACATGAAGTGGGGGCGGGACATTTCGAAAGACTCGTCTCATTTTTAAAGAATAGCCTacaggctttagtttacagccacacacacacacatacccctttCCACCATTCTGCTTATGTCAGAGCTGCCTACCGAAAAAACTTTAGAAGCGATCTCAATACTGGCCAGCTTTTCCAAAGACTTGAGAAGCGAACagtgatctaactgacaacattaatccataaccagcccacaaatgcaTACAGCACATCGTGGTCTTTGCTTACGACGAAGCTGGAGCCTTTGTGCAAGTccagtgcagatgaatgagaaacaagcaattaagagataatatatccatgttttgaatcacagAATTCAAGAATAAAGAACATTTACTTGAGCTGTACATACCAAGAAATCTCTggctgcacaaaaaatataaataaactccagtaCCTGTGTTGCCAcgtcccattcagaagtgatcatctctatgccctattccctttgatttaccctccactgtgagagctttagatggctgaaaggtgataaagGTCAGTCAGAATTCACTTTTTAAGTTattcttattggaaattctgtttagaACGAcactacagcatggattgtgctcccttcaAAGTGTCATGCGAAGACAGGATCAGCACCAGTTATAATATAGCCAGACACGCTGAACAGTTGTAGAGCAAGGGAGTATTCTAGTTATAGaatgcatttgattggacaaggtttcttaACCTCtatatcagtggttcccaaccctttGGGGGGCCCGGAACTACATATGCTTTGATGTGGTCAAAGATATGAAAATATGCTATACCAGTAAGCACGCCAGTATCCTTGTCTAACTCAACAGCCatgtcccaaatgatgcactgTGCACGTACaatatgcactcagccatgtagtatTTGAATTTATAAAGTGTAGTAtaatcccaaatggaacactaaaaaaatgttttacagcaCAGAAACATTCACCATTTTTCAGCTGATGGTAATGTCATTTCAGATGCACATGATGTGTTGTTGCTAGTTTTAGCGCATTAGTGCAACACTTTTATctcaaataattttatatattcaaACAGTGTGGgctgatggtaaagcattcaactcacatttgttagGTTCTGTCTTCACAGATATTTCGCTAGTTACCACATTACATACATCATTATTTTGGTGGAAGAAGTACATCATCAAGAAGCGGGCACTGATGTATGGGACGTCATAGATGTTCATGAGTCTTTTTATCTGGAAAAgtgagactgcagattttaaatgtttatatcttctgaaaatgaattttgtaAACTTTTAGAAGAACACCAGAATATACATGATCTTAAAGCAAATAGATATGGGCTAAAAGCAACAAACTTAAATTTTGATTCCAAAATAGAAATATATTACGATtgtataatgttaataataataatataatataaaattacaataatataatattcaagttaactgggtttcaaaaataacAATGATAAGTGGGCTGAGACGCTATCACACAGTGGACAAAAGCAGGTACACAGTTGATAGGTATAAAGAGAAGCCTTTTTATTGGAAGTAGAACATGGGCAAAAAATTACCAagttttggtcaaaaggaatcattTATTTACTAGTTTTTTGTTTATCTTATCATAGTTCTCTTtgcaatcacaatatttttctaaataatcacTATATGACTGTttaaatcgtgcagccctactataCAACTCTATATTATGCTATgttacactacactacactacactacactatactacactacactaTATTACACTGTACTATACTGCCTCAAAAAgggaaaacttaaaaataaaaaaagtcttatTACATTTGTACAGTTTTATGTCAGTGTAGTTGCCATGTTCTGAAATTCCCTGTGTGCTGTCTGTGCCCAGAGTAAAACAAATAGAGGAGATGTAAATTAATGGAATGGACTTGTCATGCCTGCAGTATAAGGACATTTACAATGAAATGTTAAGTGGGCTTTGCTTTTCCATTTGAAATTTGGCAGACATGTTACATTCTTGTACATGAAAGTGCAAAGACAATTGCACAAGTAATGTGTTCACTGATAGAAAGTGCAAAAGCAAATTCAGTTCGCATTTTCTATTTAATTGAGGACAGAATATGCCACTTATGAATGTTGCTTCATTTCAACATTTTCTGACTcgcaatgaaaaatgaaatgaaattaaataaatacaaaaatacagatGCAGATtatgattatttaaaatattttttatatcttcCATTTTTAGGGCTTGAATGGTTTTCCACAAGAATGCAAACAGACAGAAGATCTAACCAATGGACACTCCAAATGCACAACTGTGAGAACCAACTgctaaaatactgtacataaaactATGTCTTACCAGTATTTATATGCATCAGATTAAGTGCAAGATTTGCTTTCTgtgctttctttcatttttattagATACTGAATGGACTCACTCCAGGTAATGGTATCAAAGAGAATGGCAACCCTTATCTCAAAACTGTCCAGGTGAGTCTTAAACAGACAGTCACATGATGCAaattttgttttctgttgttatgTGAGTGCAGTCAATTGCTTAAACAGAGCAGGTAATGGTGTGATATTTTGATTGTGTAGATCTCAGCCCTGAAACAGAATGGCCTCTTACAGTCACTGGCAGCTGGAGGCAATCAGACTAAAACAGAAGGTAaagacttaaagagatagttcacccaaaagtaaaaattctgtcataatttactcgccttcatgttgatccaaacccataactttctctcctctatggatcacaaaaagagatgttaggctgtaggctagcctctgtcaccattcactttcattgtatctgttTCTGTaattccttacaatgaaagtgagctACTGAGGCTTTCAGTCCCTaccattcagcctaacatctccttttgtgtttaacagaagaaagtaattcatactggtttggaaggacatgagggtgagtaaatgatgccaaaatgttgacttttgggtgaactaacccttaagtCACTCATTGTTACAAACTCACTGATGTCAGTAGATCATAACTTTGACactatatgtttgtatgtgtgtaatgtgtgtctagAGGTGAGCTCGGAGGTGGAGCGAGCACAAGAGGAGTGGGATGCCCTGGAGAGCATCCAACCAGGTGAGACCAATTACCTTGTCACCATGGAAACAACATCCTGTCAACCTGTATACTGAGCTCATTATGTCACCATGACTTAGCATATGCCATACCCTGGAGAGATGGCATCACCTCCCTTGCTAAAATAGTTACATTACCAAACTTGATTACTGTCAGCTACAATCTGCAGCATCTGCACCTCTTGATAAGATGTGTGGTCAACAATGGGCATCATTTTACAGCATAATGACTACATAAAGACCATTGTccacatatacattttatgtgttgtattgactatacagtatatgactaTTTATATGAAGTACACTACATAGAGtttcatttacatacatttttctgaCCACTGCCTTCATCACTtcttttaaaatggaatacaagTAAATTACTGCCAACTAATGCCtttatcagccaaataacaaaggacacttCATCTAAGTGCACttctgcagtcaatatgggatggacttcaaagacgcttaatcattaatcttatagttcaatcagtatcctttagttttaaacattgcccaccaaaaTCTTTTTAGTTTACTGAATTAATTCATTACTTTTATTACTAACAGACAactaattagggcccaagcactgaaagtgtggagaccctattgttcttctaaggattattagggccctagcactgaaagtgtggaggcacTATTCttctaagtattattattattattattattagggcatAAGAACTGAAAGTTTGGAGgctctattgttcttctaaggattattattagggcccaagcactgaaattgCGGAtgacctattgttcttctaaggattattattattaaggcccaagcactgaaagtgcagaggccctattgttcttataaggattattattattagggcccaagcaccgaAAGcttgtttttgaggtacttggcatgcttgaattttcatgatattttgcacacgcatcagagttgtcagccattaggcctgggcaaaagttaacacatgggcgtggctggggagctctgtagcgccaccttttgacaaaagtggtggggtcagtttctactacagtcaccaaacttgctgCATATatttctcatcaagccagacaacttttaaCCCAACAGGAAGTCCGCCATTTTGggttgaatgtgcattttttgaaaattgcaggcccaaacttttgaatactccccctagaggattcatgtgactgccaccaaatttaggcaatcttataccaagacattgaagatgctaaattgctaacagatttttgatatatcgaacggtgtcgCCATGGCAAGGCAATatattaagggcaaaaatgtgaaacaggaagttccttatatcttctgtgtgaattgtatgattttgatgaaaattcggCTGTATGTTTGATAaagggggctgatcacatttatgcggctattatgggtcacggtcatagcgccacctactagcagcaggaagtaaggcaattttaacagactttgaaatagccctcttgtgtttacatgaattgcttcaaaattctttagaataatgccaagacactgctgatgtaaaattgtaaagggatatttgatatcttaaacagTGTGAAAAcagttttaaagtgaaataaaaaagttatagaagtttaagtttattgtaatgaaaatgtactgcacaaactttttatttttttatataaataaaatatgctaaaaatacaaactgaaatgtaaaaatattagaaaatcaaagccacatGTCTAACCCAGATCTGATccaaattttataaaaatttttagataaaattttttttataaaaaaaaaagaccttttgttggcagtttttactcagatgcagtaccagaaatatccaatagaggacagccaagctccattggtgaatgattcccaaaagaccATATCTGCATAATAGACCATAgacgtttctgccttatttatcagtgtaaatctCACAATCTTTTATGTTATacgttttttaaatattgagtgtaaatttataacattatgcttattgttatattaccctgggattagtttaaaaaacgaattaccacagctgcaaggggGTTTCTATGACAGCttctgagagagtgacagtaaatttggcatcttctcccaactgacttgcttaatccaccgctctctattttttatttttttcctcttctggaaagtcattcaaatgtaatagtggattttttcttttggtcttggagcaaatgggtaagtgacaATAATATTTGCTgggatctcccattcaccgctgtcgaagtttaccctgcaaacttttacttccgcgttccaaaacctggactgtgaaaaaggtctattatctGAATAACTCATAAAAACATAAAGGAACCAAAGCCACTCATCTGACCATGTCCTGatatgaatttgagaacaatCAGTGCTCGAAGTGGGGCGGTACACAACacctgcacttctataatttacAGCGTAAATAatagatatacagttgaagtcagaagtttacatacactttagccaaatacatttaaagtcagtttttcacaattcctgacatttaatcataaaaacgttccctgtcttaggtcagttaggatcactactttattttaagaatgtgaaatgtcagaataatagtagagagaaccagacagaactggtcattatggccaaacagttacattttggtttcatTACAAAAGTTTATGAacacccaaacaccacacccaTTTGTGCTTGTTGAGCATTTCATTTAAAAACCATTGGCATAAATAGAATTACACAGAATTGAAttggaagcacacaattctctagaattttattgtattccatagcattaagatttgtcttcactggaattaaggGGCCATAGCAAAATCCGTTAATTAGAAGGtggtgttcacatacttttggcTGTCTGATTTTTTAGGAGTATATTTTACGAGCAGATTTTCAGGAAAGAACCTTGCTTATGAATCAGGGGTGCATGtatgtgtgagtaaatgatgtgtcTTTTATAGTTCTTGCTGAGGATCTTACTCCCTCACCACTGATCTCATTCAACGAGGCTCTGCAGCATTTTCAGACAACTGATCTCGGAGACCTGCTTGTAagtttttttaaagtgaaaatattCAGTTCTGTCATTGGCTATATGTGTGACAATAGTAATAACCCTCTTTCTCTTTTCTTACTTTCATACTTTCTCTTCCCCTCTATCAGAAGAACATTCAGCCCACCATTCGCAGGACTGGATTTGCTGCCATCACTCACTTCCTGTTTGGTCCTCCCCGGCTACACAAAGACCTAGTAGAGGAGAGAGACCTAGTGTTTGCCATTGCACAGTGTTAGTAGAGTGAATGTTTACTCAAAATGAGTTGACAAATGTGGTAGCTGCATTATGAGACTCTCGTcgttaaaacaaattaataaggCTTTCAACTGAGAACTTGTTTCTCTATGGTGATGAACCAGTTAAGTGGTTTAGACAGCTGCCAGAGTAACCACTTACAATTCTTACATGATTGATGTCACTGTTTTGGTGATTGTGTAGGTTCTCTGGATAATGGACAGTCAGTGCACATGCGTGTACTCCAGACCATCTACAGGAAACTGACCTGCACCCGTGCAGACTGCCCTCGCTATGGACCACACTGGGAGAATGTGGGCTTCCAAGgtacctgtgtgtatgtgtgaaatgtttgtttgtgtgcactgtactgatgtgtttgtttgtattaataTGTTGCATGTAAGTATGTTACATGTACTTCACGTATATTTCAGGTATGACATTCAATTACAGTTCTTGCAAGGCAAGCACTAAATTCCTCAAACATTCTAAGTTGTAAGGCCGAAAAATGCTCtacacaagtacgtgaacgcagaagCGATCGCTTGGCCACCGCATTGCCACCGCGCAGTCCGGTTGAAAATGCTTAACGTGCgttcattttttttctcccaaatttggaatggccaattcccgatgcgctctaagtcctcgtggtggtgtagtgattcgcctcaatccaggtggcagaggacgaatctcagttgcctcccggttgacgatctcagacacgcgcatcttatcacgtggcttgttgagcatattaacacggagacatagcgcttgtggaggcttcacactattctccgcggcatccgcacacaactcaccacgtgccccaccgagagcgaaccacagtatagcgatcatgaggatgttaccccatgtgactctaccctccctagcaaccgggccaatttggttgcttaggagacctggctggagtcactcgaactcacgactccaggggtggtagtcagcgtctttactcgctgagctatccaggccccactaacgtgcattcttgcattactaTGCCGGGAACAAACATGAGTACTAAAGTGGGCGATAAAGTTTCCTTCAaaggtctgtgccattaaactggatgtgttattattcagggaagttgctataaatatattgattttaacCTTCTTGCTCAGCAAAATTCTCTTcgaactgttgctccgccatgacagtagttcatttgaaagagaaaactcaccgtagaagcggacagttcacgCTAATCTTGCTATAGTGCCCCAAGTGGCAACACTGAAAATACAACATGtacttgcgttgggttatgaCTTGCGCTCTGACACATTTCTGAATGCAACAAAGTGTGAAATTGAGTTTGCATAGCAAGATGCATCTGCATTCATGTACtcgtgtagagtatgttttgacCATAACGATTAAATTAATTGAGCCCAAACTGCTTATTATTCAGACTCTATTTTAACTTTTTGTATATAATTTCAGTTAGCTATCTATTTTTTGCAAAGTTGATACTTTTTGAGAAATTTAAgatgaaaatgtttgaaaatcacCCTTTGGCTCACATTGATAGATTTGTTGagcattcaaaatgtaaccaTTTTGCCATGAAATCAACTCTGTCTGTtacatataatgtgtgtgtgtgtgtgtgaggtttttttttttttttgtggttaacaaggacatttttttaggttacacactaGTAATGACGAGGGTATTATgaaataaatgtggtttatgaggacaaacCTAGTATCCCTGTAATTCAAAcggcttaaaaaaacatactaaacaatgtttttttgaaaatgtaaaaatgccaaaatgtaacgtttctgtgagggttaggtttaggggtaggggaaagaatatatatacagttgaagtcagaagtttacatacaccttagtcaaatacattgaatttaaactcagtttttcacaattcctgacatttaatcttagaaaacattccctgtcttaggtcagttaggatcactactttattttaagaatgtgaaatgtcagaataatagtagagagaatgatttatttaagtttttatttctttcatcacattactagtaggtcagaaatttacatacacgttgttagtatttggtatcattgcctttaaattgtttaacttgggtcaaacgttttgggtaaccttccacaagcttctcacattaagttactggaattttggcccattcctccagacagaactggtggaactgagtcaggtttgtaggcctccttgctcgcacatgctttttcagttctgcccacaatttttctatcggattgaggtcagggctttgtgattgccactccaataccttgactttgttgttcttaagccattttgccacaactttggaggtatgtttggggtcattgtccgtttggaagacccatttgcgaccaagctttaacttcctggctgatgtcttgagatgttgcttcaatatatccacataaatttccttcctcatgatgccatctatttagtgaagtgcaacagtccctcctacagcaaagcacccccacaacatgatactgccacccccatgcttcacgttgggatggtgttcttcagcttgcatgcttcaccctttttcctctaaacataacaatggtcattatggccaaacagttcaatttttgtttcattacaccaaaggacatttctccaaaatgtaagatctttgtccccatgtgcacttgcacactgtagtctgggttttttatggcggttttggagcagtggattcttcctcgCTGAGCGGCCTtttaggttatgttgatataggactcgtttgaCTGTGCGTTTATAGATACTCGTCTACttgtttcctctagcatcttcacaaggtcctttgctgttgttctgggattgatttgcacttttcgcaccaaactacgttcatctctaggagacagaatgcgtctccttcccgagtggtatgatggctgcgtggtcccattgtgttCATACTTGCGtattgttgtttgtacagatgaacatggtaccttcgggcatttgaaaattgttcccaaggatgaaccagacttgtggaggtctgtaattttttggctgatttcttttgattttcccatgatgtcaagcaaagagggactgagtttgaagttaggcttaaaatacacccacaggtacacctccaattcagtacacctcctatcagaagctaattggctaattgtctaaaggcttgacatcattttctggaattttccaagcttcttaaaggcacagttaacttaatgtatgtaaacttctgacccactggaattgtgatatagtcaattaaaagtgaaacaatatgtgtgtaaacaattgttggaaaaattactcatgtcatgcacaaagtagatgtcctaaacgacttgccaaaactatagtttgctaatattaaatctgtggagtggttaaaaaatgagttttaatgacttcaacctaagtgtatgtaaacttctgacttcaactatagtTGGtagagtataaaaatcattatctgTGGAGAGTACTCAAGATAGgagtaccaacgtgtgtgtgtgtgtgtgtgtgtgtgtgtgttatacatACAGGTTCAGACCCTGCCACAGATTTAAGGGGAACAGGTTTTCTGGGCCTGATGCACACTCTATACATTGTCATGGACCCAGAGATACTACCACTGGCTAGAGACATCTACAAACTCTCTCAGCATCCAGTCCAGGTAATACACTAACAAGCACATACAAACATGGGCTTTTTTTAACTACTGTATGTTGGACCCTCCTATAACATTGCCTAATAATTATAACCTGGCTAAAATTATTCACTGATAgctaaaaaaactaatttttaacaCCTCCAGAATTTTCCATTCAGTGTGATGTCCATCAACATGACCAGAATTGCCCTGCATGCTCTCAGGGAGGAGGTGTTGTCCAAGTAGGTCAAAATCTTTTGTCATGACAAAAATGTGCTTCTGTATGCACTTCTGAACATTTATTGGTAATTCTTTTGTGCAAAATTAATTGTATGATTTCATGTCTGTAAAATCATTTGGCTGTGTTTGTCTCCAGTGGAAAGTTGCCCTCAGTTTGGGATATTTTCTGTTCCCTCACCTCTGCAACAGTTGTTTCCAGGGCAATAAAACTTTTCATTGCTTTGTGATGTCACCTAGGGAGTGTAACCGAAGGCAACAGGTTGTGGCAGTGTTAAATGATTTTTATGTTGCGACGTTCCTGCACCTCTACCAGCTGTGGAAGAGCCAGCAGAAAACAATCTCTGACTCCGGCCATGTGCTTAAAGGTACCGATATTAATCAATCATAGTCATTCTTTGCAGTTCCAAATTAACAGCATTGCTTTTTTTGCATGGTATAATTTAGTATATCAGTGACCTTCAGCATGGACATACTTATGGTACTTATGCAATATATGAACTGATGCAAAATatggtttattacataatttatattattagcccacaagaaaaaaattattgtcaaaaaaattaataaaacaatgtgcacagtgcacacagcatctggctatctcgcatcttgcaatctggctgaaaacacaTTGGCTTTCCTGGATCAGAAAATGTCATCAGAAATGatgtagcatcatggaacgctaaaccaatcagattgggttcagatcggtgctaaaagtcatccatatttgggcagagagacatgtgattggtgactgttacatatggccaccaggagatggcaccaagtacatgacacagactcaatgatgactcagatggcacagaatgaaactcattctgtgaaatctcattactaaaatcatgtctgcatgctattcTAACCtatagtcattgttgtgtttgcatgtgtaattagttcttatgtgcaattattatgttttatttgtttggagaggcttttagacacttggagac
This is a stretch of genomic DNA from Myxocyprinus asiaticus isolate MX2 ecotype Aquarium Trade chromosome 24, UBuf_Myxa_2, whole genome shotgun sequence. It encodes these proteins:
- the elmod3 gene encoding ELMO domain-containing protein 3; this encodes MEGVIAVTGHSEGLNGFPQECKQTEDLTNGHSKCTTILNGLTPGNGIKENGNPYLKTVQISALKQNGLLQSLAAGGNQTKTEEVSSEVERAQEEWDALESIQPVLAEDLTPSPLISFNEALQHFQTTDLGDLLKNIQPTIRRTGFAAITHFLFGPPRLHKDLVEERDLVFAIAQCSLDNGQSVHMRVLQTIYRKLTCTRADCPRYGPHWENVGFQGSDPATDLRGTGFLGLMHTLYIVMDPEILPLARDIYKLSQHPVQNFPFSVMSINMTRIALHALREEVLSKECNRRQQVVAVLNDFYVATFLHLYQLWKSQQKTISDSGHVLKEVELLAKKNPKQILKRLEGYLKERRAGTGHRTSPDMLSHSNPSPGDSGSRAGSQGGEEGKEIKFTGVCELPPEMEGEARLI